Proteins from a genomic interval of Leifsonia shinshuensis:
- the panB gene encoding 3-methyl-2-oxobutanoate hydroxymethyltransferase produces the protein MSEQSPVPSVHPATPAMESLKRVRTRHFQSAKEAGEPFTGLTSYDMLTAQIFDEAGIDFLLVGDSAGNNVLGYDTTLPVTVDDLIPLTRAVAKAVKRAFVVADMPFGSYETGPQEALHTAVRFMKETGAHAVKLEGGRRSAKQIRRIVGAGIPVMAHIGFTPQSEHGLGGHIVQGRGESAEQILADAHAVQEAGAFAVVMEMVPADVAQRVTQELRIPTIGVGAGPHVDGQLLVWTDWAGFTTGRIPRFVKQYADLKGALSEAARTYKAEVQSGVFPAPEHSF, from the coding sequence ATGAGCGAGCAGTCCCCTGTGCCCTCCGTCCACCCCGCAACGCCGGCGATGGAGTCGCTGAAGCGGGTGCGGACCCGCCACTTCCAGTCGGCGAAGGAGGCGGGAGAGCCGTTCACCGGGCTGACCAGCTACGACATGCTGACCGCCCAGATCTTCGACGAGGCGGGCATCGACTTCCTGCTGGTCGGCGACTCGGCGGGCAACAACGTGCTCGGCTACGACACGACGCTTCCCGTCACCGTCGACGACCTGATCCCGCTGACCCGCGCGGTCGCGAAGGCGGTCAAGCGCGCGTTCGTGGTCGCCGACATGCCGTTCGGCTCGTACGAGACGGGCCCGCAGGAGGCGCTGCACACGGCGGTGCGCTTCATGAAGGAGACCGGGGCGCACGCGGTCAAGCTGGAGGGCGGCCGCCGCAGCGCCAAGCAGATCCGCCGCATCGTCGGCGCCGGCATCCCGGTGATGGCGCACATCGGCTTCACCCCGCAGAGCGAGCACGGCCTCGGCGGTCACATCGTGCAGGGCCGCGGCGAGAGCGCGGAGCAGATCCTCGCCGACGCGCACGCGGTCCAGGAGGCCGGGGCGTTCGCGGTCGTGATGGAGATGGTGCCGGCGGACGTCGCCCAGCGGGTCACCCAGGAGCTGCGCATCCCGACCATCGGCGTCGGCGCCGGCCCGCACGTGGACGGGCAGCTGCTGGTCTGGACGGACTGGGCCGGGTTCACGACCGGCCGCATCCCGCGCTTCGTGAAGCAGTACGCGGACCTGAAGGGCGCCCTCTCCGAGGCCGCGCGCACCTACAAGGCGGAAGTCCAGTCCGGCGTCTTCCCCGCGCCCGAGCACAGCTTCTAG
- a CDS encoding DUF6194 family protein, translating into MTMERILAEVRGFDGVLELAPEPGSAYPEISWGDHYFYYAPDGVVPTKRQPYATIVTKDYPDDVESRLGDPGRWRLNIHVGPKTAAELVAGATAGYDAEDVFLPHPLYGDYGWVCVVNPGAATLERALAALRDAHTEDRRRVERRQATTGQATTGQATTGQATTGENA; encoded by the coding sequence ATGACGATGGAACGGATCCTCGCCGAGGTCAGAGGCTTCGACGGGGTGCTTGAACTCGCGCCGGAGCCCGGTAGCGCGTACCCCGAGATCTCGTGGGGCGACCACTACTTCTACTACGCGCCGGACGGCGTGGTGCCGACCAAAAGGCAGCCGTACGCGACGATCGTGACGAAGGACTACCCGGACGACGTCGAGTCGCGGCTCGGCGATCCCGGCCGCTGGCGGCTCAACATCCACGTAGGCCCGAAGACGGCGGCCGAGCTGGTCGCCGGAGCGACGGCCGGCTACGACGCCGAGGACGTCTTCCTTCCGCACCCGCTCTACGGCGACTACGGCTGGGTGTGCGTCGTGAATCCCGGCGCGGCCACTCTCGAGCGCGCACTCGCGGCGCTGCGCGACGCGCACACCGAGGACCGCCGCCGCGTCGAGCGCCGCCAGGCGACCACCGGCCAGGCGACCACCGGCCAGGCGACCACCGGCCAGGCGACGACCGGGGAGAACGCCTAG
- a CDS encoding SPOR domain-containing protein, whose protein sequence is MTGENDYGIKQDAEHKYWYNMKTGQVEQGFLSPAPDRVGPFDTRVEAEHALEKLRENSAKWAEEDAEEGR, encoded by the coding sequence ATGACCGGCGAGAACGACTACGGGATCAAGCAGGATGCCGAGCACAAGTACTGGTACAACATGAAGACCGGCCAGGTCGAGCAGGGTTTCCTCTCGCCCGCCCCGGACCGCGTCGGCCCCTTCGACACCCGCGTGGAGGCCGAGCACGCGCTCGAGAAGCTCCGCGAGAACAGCGCGAAGTGGGCCGAGGAGGACGCCGAAGAGGGCCGGTGA
- the ppgK gene encoding polyphosphate--glucose phosphotransferase: MSAQNHAIGIDVGGTGIKGALVDLDSGELISDRIKLPTPEGGKPDDIVQTATEIVEKLAAEEPDAPVGVCFPAIVSHGVTLSAANVSKKWIGLHAEELFEKALGRSIHFVNDADAAGYAETRFGAAKGKDGLIIMTTLGTGIGSALIYDGVLIPNAELGHLEIEGHDAESRAAYSAKEREDLSWEKWAKRLQKYYSTLEFLFTPDLFIVGGGVSKNYEEFLPLLELNTEIVPAVHRNNAGILGAAALAVRSERRDAGARGRSAEVGVSPDEPGR; the protein is encoded by the coding sequence ATGAGCGCGCAGAACCACGCAATCGGCATCGACGTCGGCGGAACCGGGATCAAGGGGGCGCTGGTCGATCTCGACAGCGGTGAGCTGATCAGCGATCGCATCAAGCTCCCGACGCCGGAGGGCGGCAAGCCGGACGACATCGTCCAGACCGCAACGGAGATCGTCGAGAAGCTCGCGGCCGAGGAGCCGGACGCGCCTGTGGGCGTGTGCTTCCCCGCGATCGTCAGTCACGGCGTCACGCTCTCGGCCGCCAACGTCTCCAAGAAGTGGATCGGGCTGCACGCCGAGGAGCTGTTCGAGAAGGCGCTGGGCCGCTCCATCCACTTCGTCAACGACGCGGACGCCGCCGGCTACGCGGAGACGCGCTTCGGCGCGGCGAAGGGCAAGGACGGCCTGATCATCATGACCACGCTCGGCACCGGCATCGGCTCGGCGCTCATCTACGACGGCGTGCTCATCCCGAACGCGGAGCTGGGCCACCTGGAGATCGAGGGCCACGACGCCGAGTCGCGGGCCGCCTACTCGGCGAAGGAGCGCGAGGACCTCTCCTGGGAGAAGTGGGCCAAGCGGCTGCAGAAGTACTACTCGACGCTCGAGTTCCTGTTCACCCCGGACCTCTTCATCGTCGGCGGCGGCGTCTCCAAGAACTATGAAGAGTTCCTGCCGCTGCTGGAGCTCAACACCGAGATCGTCCCGGCGGTGCACCGCAACAACGCGGGCATCCTGGGCGCCGCGGCGCTCGCAGTGCGCAGCGAGCGCCGCGACGCGGGAGCGCGCGGACGGTCGGCGGAGGTCGGGGTCTCCCCAGACGAGCCCGGCCGCTGA
- the map gene encoding type I methionyl aminopeptidase yields the protein MPKDSAGHLVPGRVTALRHVPSRIPRPEYVGKPGPAPSDRGDVYTPAEIELIRESGRIAARAIERVGEAVRPGITTEELDAIGHEFLIEHDAYPSTLGYRGYPKSICSSVNEVVCHGIPDDTMLEDGDIVNIDITAYTNGFHGDSNQTFIVGTASQEVTLLVERTREALNRGIKAVAPGREVNVIGRAIESYAKRFGYGVVRDFTGHGVGAAFHSGLIIPHYDAAPAFDDVMEVGMVFTIEPMLTLGTSEWDMWADDWTVVTRDRSITAQFEHTLVVTERGAEILTLP from the coding sequence ATGCCCAAGGATTCCGCCGGTCACCTGGTCCCCGGCCGCGTCACCGCGCTGCGCCACGTCCCGTCCCGGATCCCCCGGCCGGAGTACGTCGGCAAGCCGGGCCCGGCGCCCTCGGACCGCGGCGACGTGTACACCCCCGCCGAGATCGAGTTGATCCGCGAGTCCGGCCGGATCGCCGCGCGGGCCATCGAACGGGTCGGCGAGGCGGTGCGCCCGGGCATCACCACCGAGGAGCTGGACGCGATCGGCCACGAGTTCCTGATCGAGCACGACGCCTACCCGTCGACGCTCGGCTACCGCGGCTACCCGAAGTCGATCTGCAGCTCGGTCAACGAGGTGGTCTGCCACGGCATCCCGGACGACACCATGCTCGAGGACGGCGACATCGTCAACATCGACATCACCGCCTACACGAACGGCTTCCACGGCGACAGCAACCAGACCTTCATCGTCGGGACCGCGTCGCAGGAGGTCACCCTGCTGGTGGAGCGGACCAGGGAGGCGCTGAACCGCGGCATCAAGGCGGTCGCCCCCGGGCGCGAGGTCAACGTGATCGGCCGCGCCATCGAGTCGTACGCCAAGCGCTTCGGCTACGGCGTGGTGCGCGACTTCACCGGCCACGGGGTCGGCGCCGCGTTCCACTCCGGGCTGATCATCCCGCACTACGACGCCGCCCCCGCCTTCGACGACGTGATGGAGGTCGGGATGGTCTTCACCATCGAGCCGATGCTCACGCTCGGCACGAGCGAGTGGGACATGTGGGCGGACGACTGGACCGTGGTCACCCGTGACCGCAGCATCACCGCCCAGTTCGAGCACACGCTGGTCGTCACCGAGCGCGGCGCGGAGATCCTGACGCTGCCCTGA